In a single window of the Tellurirhabdus bombi genome:
- a CDS encoding ABC transporter permease: MWNKKRAHGLLIVEILAAFLVLFGVSSLIIKSLRNYNEPIGYEYKNVWAIDFNSNGANISDSLKIEVLQQVKVRAAAYPEVEASSWVSNNSPMAMSSMTNSVEYNKTSISANSLNVDKDFAKVMGVAVREGRWFDKADESGDQEVVVINEPLKKALFGEGQAVGKIINEGTKCRVVGVIGNFKPGGEYQENALCIFRLAKGQQQAWTSNLLVKVKPGTDAVFEGKMMKDFGNLAKGWNLDLSYMEKQRKNQHNLVLVPVIIFLIISGFLLINVALGLFGILNLSIAKRREEIGLRRALGATESGISWQFVGEIWVIATFGLLIGLLFAVQFPLMNVFDLDTSIYVMAILVSIAVIYGIVTLCAFYPSRQAATIQPALALHEE, from the coding sequence ATGTGGAACAAGAAGCGGGCGCATGGCCTGCTGATTGTCGAGATACTAGCCGCCTTTCTGGTTTTATTTGGGGTGAGTAGTTTGATTATCAAAAGTTTACGGAACTACAACGAGCCGATTGGCTACGAATACAAGAATGTATGGGCTATTGATTTCAACTCCAATGGAGCAAACATATCCGATTCGCTGAAAATTGAGGTATTACAGCAGGTCAAGGTTCGGGCAGCTGCTTATCCGGAAGTAGAGGCATCCAGTTGGGTGTCCAATAATAGCCCAATGGCGATGAGCTCCATGACAAACAGTGTCGAATACAATAAAACCAGCATCAGCGCAAATAGCTTAAATGTTGACAAGGATTTTGCGAAAGTAATGGGCGTGGCCGTGCGGGAAGGGCGTTGGTTCGACAAGGCTGACGAATCTGGTGATCAGGAAGTTGTTGTTATTAATGAACCACTAAAAAAAGCCTTGTTTGGCGAAGGCCAGGCTGTTGGGAAAATCATCAATGAGGGCACAAAATGCCGGGTTGTTGGCGTGATCGGTAATTTTAAACCGGGTGGTGAGTATCAGGAAAACGCCCTTTGCATCTTTCGGCTGGCGAAAGGACAGCAGCAGGCATGGACAAGCAATTTACTCGTGAAAGTAAAACCAGGGACCGATGCCGTCTTCGAGGGAAAGATGATGAAGGACTTTGGTAATCTGGCTAAAGGCTGGAACCTGGATCTGTCGTACATGGAAAAACAGCGGAAAAACCAGCATAATCTAGTGTTGGTACCCGTTATTATTTTTCTCATTATCAGTGGTTTTTTGCTGATCAATGTTGCTTTGGGACTGTTCGGAATTTTGAACCTTAGTATCGCCAAACGGCGCGAGGAGATTGGCCTACGCCGGGCGTTGGGAGCCACCGAAAGCGGAATTAGCTGGCAGTTTGTCGGCGAAATCTGGGTCATAGCTACCTTTGGGCTCTTGATTGGATTACTGTTTGCCGTCCAGTTTCCGCTCATGAATGTATTTGATCTGGACACCAGTATTTACGTCATGGCCATTCTGGTTTCTATTGCGGTGATCTACGGAATCGTAACCCTTTGCGCGTTTTACCCAAGTCGGCAGGCAGCCACGATTCAGCCGGCGCTGGCTTTGCATGAGGAATAG
- a CDS encoding sigma-54-dependent transcriptional regulator: MLLIIDDDIAVQTSLSLLFRKAGFEVVTANAPDQALDVLTAQTPELVVLDMNFSIETSGEEGLRLLNVVRRMHPSVPVILITGWGSIDLAVQGMRAGASDFITKPWQNEYLLQSVHTALNLAQSEPKPETSEASTRRRIDQRYQFEQIVGNDGKLIEVLETIGRVAVTDASVLITGESGTGKELIAEATHQNSKRRTKPFVKVNLGGISSTLFESELFGHVRGAFTDARSDRVGRFELANKGTIFLDEIGDLDPSSQVKLLRVLQDRTFEPLGSSKSRTVDVRVICATNRNLETMVAEGTFREDLFYRINLITVKLPALRERPDDIPLLVNYFVNNLKIIYERPSLQVSPVAMKWLKTLSLPGNIRQLKNIVERTVLLATKNILETEDFQKHVSQNPASVLAQNMPAVGVMTLDEMEYQMIRRAMDFHQNRVARVARALGITRFALYRRLEKYGIPYSADE, encoded by the coding sequence ATGCTTTTAATTATCGACGACGACATTGCTGTTCAAACTTCGCTCTCGCTCTTGTTTCGGAAAGCTGGTTTTGAGGTCGTAACTGCCAACGCACCCGACCAGGCGCTGGATGTGTTAACGGCTCAAACCCCGGAACTGGTCGTTCTGGATATGAATTTTTCCATCGAAACCTCTGGCGAGGAAGGATTGCGGCTATTGAATGTGGTCCGTCGCATGCATCCCTCAGTTCCGGTCATTCTGATTACGGGCTGGGGAAGCATTGACTTGGCCGTGCAGGGCATGCGGGCAGGGGCTAGCGATTTTATTACCAAACCCTGGCAAAATGAGTACTTATTGCAATCGGTACACACAGCGTTGAACCTGGCGCAATCGGAGCCGAAACCGGAAACCAGCGAAGCATCGACCCGGCGGCGCATCGACCAGCGTTACCAGTTTGAGCAAATTGTGGGAAATGACGGCAAGCTGATCGAAGTGCTGGAAACCATCGGGCGCGTAGCTGTAACGGACGCATCGGTGCTCATAACGGGCGAAAGCGGGACCGGCAAAGAACTTATCGCCGAAGCCACGCACCAAAATAGCAAACGCCGGACAAAACCATTTGTGAAGGTGAATTTGGGCGGAATTTCCTCGACGTTGTTCGAAAGTGAGTTGTTCGGGCACGTTCGGGGGGCGTTTACGGATGCCCGTTCCGACCGGGTTGGGCGCTTTGAACTGGCCAACAAAGGCACCATCTTTCTGGACGAAATCGGCGATCTCGACCCGTCCAGCCAGGTAAAATTGTTGCGCGTGCTTCAGGACCGGACCTTTGAGCCGCTGGGCAGTAGCAAAAGCCGGACGGTGGATGTCCGCGTGATTTGCGCCACCAACCGAAACCTGGAAACGATGGTAGCGGAGGGCACTTTTCGGGAGGACTTATTTTACCGAATCAACCTGATTACCGTTAAGTTACCCGCTTTGCGTGAGCGCCCGGACGATATTCCGTTACTGGTTAATTATTTTGTTAACAACCTGAAAATCATCTACGAGCGTCCTTCGCTGCAAGTGAGTCCGGTGGCCATGAAGTGGTTGAAAACGCTATCTTTGCCGGGCAATATTCGCCAACTGAAAAATATTGTTGAACGAACCGTATTGCTGGCTACCAAAAATATCCTGGAAACGGAAGACTTTCAAAAGCACGTAAGCCAGAATCCGGCGTCGGTGCTCGCGCAAAACATGCCTGCCGTGGGGGTGATGACGCTGGATGAAATGGAATACCAGATGATTCGTCGGGCGATGGATTTTCACCAGAATCGGGTGGCGCGAGTAGCCCGGGCGTTGGGAATCACCCGGTTTGCGTTGTATCGGCGGTTGGAAAAATACGGGATTCCTTATAGTGCAGACGAGTAA
- a CDS encoding universal stress protein: MKNILIPTDFSESAEHALKYAQMLARLDGATLTLTHVTQPFIPDTTLPTGDIGIGVGALAAQEMEEISESQLQQLAARLQQEGFTCQTESRMGSVEDEIIALADEQRPDMIVIGRHNFDSFFDRLTGSAASDVAMQAHCPVLVVPSPEEAQGAAIQFKHIVYATQLEFDENHILRPVVDLVRRNNARLTLLKINADNQPDVNNSQEFMAQIKQEFGQERFSEDVVHADNVSEGLTGYIKTHQVDLLVMVTRERDFMSRLLNPSLTKRMVLSSSVPVLVYHAGDTKGADFL, translated from the coding sequence ATGAAAAACATCCTCATCCCCACTGACTTTTCGGAATCTGCTGAACATGCCCTGAAATATGCCCAGATGCTGGCCCGCTTAGACGGCGCAACGCTGACGCTGACGCATGTTACCCAACCCTTTATTCCAGATACAACATTGCCAACCGGTGATATAGGAATTGGGGTGGGGGCGCTGGCTGCGCAGGAAATGGAAGAAATCAGCGAATCACAATTACAGCAGCTAGCTGCCCGCCTCCAGCAGGAAGGCTTTACGTGTCAGACAGAGAGCCGGATGGGGTCAGTCGAGGACGAGATAATTGCCCTGGCTGATGAGCAGCGCCCCGACATGATTGTGATTGGCCGCCATAATTTCGACTCTTTTTTTGATCGTCTGACGGGGAGTGCGGCTTCGGATGTGGCGATGCAGGCGCATTGTCCGGTACTGGTGGTTCCATCGCCTGAAGAAGCGCAGGGAGCGGCCATTCAGTTCAAACACATCGTATACGCAACCCAGTTGGAGTTTGACGAAAACCACATCCTGAGGCCGGTAGTGGATTTGGTTCGTCGCAATAATGCCCGGCTGACTTTGCTGAAAATAAATGCCGATAACCAGCCTGATGTAAATAACAGCCAGGAGTTTATGGCTCAGATTAAACAGGAATTCGGCCAAGAGCGCTTTAGTGAGGATGTTGTGCACGCTGATAATGTATCGGAGGGCCTGACAGGATACATCAAGACGCATCAGGTTGATTTGCTGGTGATGGTCACTCGCGAACGTGATTTTATGAGTCGTTTACTCAATCCGAGCCTAACGAAACGCATGGTGCTAAGCTCGAGTGTTCCCGTGCTGGTCTACCATGCGGGTGATACAAAAGGCGCCGATTTTCTATAA
- a CDS encoding RNA polymerase sigma factor gives MTTTYLKSCYHLSDSELIVRITEMKDDSCFSILYQRHYKRVYRHCMTYVKDADWVEDYTQSVFLQVYQKLSQFKNQSSFSHWLSVLTKNYCLNQFRVQKRTQTAISEWCNASYVYDSTDDEQDNFETLTHVLKLINVQDRTLLHLKYEQGYSLKEIATQYNVRTSTIKMRLLRARRAVYLYAKSSQSL, from the coding sequence ATGACTACCACGTATCTTAAAAGCTGTTACCATTTATCTGACAGCGAATTGATTGTCCGCATCACCGAAATGAAAGACGATTCCTGCTTTTCTATTTTGTACCAACGACATTATAAACGCGTCTACCGCCATTGCATGACCTACGTCAAAGATGCGGATTGGGTGGAGGATTATACACAGAGTGTCTTCCTTCAGGTATATCAGAAATTGAGTCAATTTAAAAATCAAAGTTCATTTTCTCATTGGCTATCGGTCTTAACCAAAAACTATTGTTTAAACCAATTTAGGGTTCAAAAGCGTACGCAAACAGCCATCTCTGAATGGTGTAATGCCAGCTACGTATATGATTCCACGGATGATGAGCAGGATAATTTTGAAACACTTACGCATGTGCTTAAGCTTATCAATGTCCAGGATCGTACGCTTTTGCACCTAAAATATGAACAGGGCTACAGCCTTAAAGAGATTGCAACGCAATACAATGTGCGTACAAGCACCATTAAGATGCGACTATTACGTGCCCGGAGAGCCGTTTATCTCTACGCAAAATCATCTCAAAGCTTATAA
- the corA gene encoding magnesium/cobalt transporter CorA: protein MSKNRYRHQSKKVGTSPGSLIYVGQEVEHETRVQRIEYSPEKYTIEEVKRLSNCTIPPVSSPQVNWLSVDGIHEPAVIERIGQQYKLHSLLLEDVVNTLQKPKLEQYDDHYLFTTLKALSFNNNSGELESEHLSFVLGPQYLISFQEERQSDLFKPVLDRIAASAGKTRRNGADYLLYALLDLVVDNYFVVLETVGERLEVLEDSIIQQVASQQTLARLYSLKRVLTLMRKVVWPVREIINGLLLEESPLLQPSTTPYLRDLYDHVVQVLDNIDSYRELATGLLDVYLSTLSNRMNSVMKTLTIISAIFIPLTFIAGIYGMNFEYMPELRSPYGYFATLGVMLLIAIGSIIYFRKRGWM from the coding sequence ATGTCCAAAAACCGTTACCGTCACCAATCCAAAAAAGTAGGTACATCGCCAGGATCGCTGATTTACGTTGGGCAGGAGGTCGAGCACGAAACGCGCGTACAGCGCATTGAATATAGTCCCGAAAAATACACCATTGAAGAGGTTAAGCGACTGAGTAACTGTACAATTCCGCCGGTTTCTTCGCCGCAAGTAAACTGGCTGAGCGTTGACGGGATTCATGAACCAGCCGTAATCGAACGAATCGGCCAGCAGTACAAGCTGCACTCGCTGCTGCTGGAAGATGTGGTTAATACGCTGCAAAAGCCCAAGCTGGAGCAGTACGACGACCACTATTTATTTACTACCCTAAAGGCTTTGTCATTCAACAATAATTCGGGCGAGCTGGAAAGCGAACACCTGAGTTTTGTGTTAGGCCCGCAATACCTTATTTCCTTTCAGGAAGAGCGACAGTCTGATTTATTCAAGCCTGTTCTCGACCGAATTGCTGCTTCTGCCGGAAAAACTCGCCGTAACGGTGCTGATTACCTGCTGTATGCTTTATTGGATTTGGTGGTTGATAATTATTTCGTTGTGCTGGAAACGGTTGGTGAACGCCTTGAAGTTCTGGAAGATAGTATTATTCAGCAGGTGGCATCTCAGCAAACATTGGCGCGTCTTTATTCGCTGAAAAGGGTATTGACGCTGATGCGGAAAGTAGTTTGGCCTGTTCGGGAGATTATTAACGGGCTGCTGCTAGAAGAATCGCCTTTGCTGCAACCTTCAACTACGCCCTATTTGCGTGATTTATACGACCACGTTGTGCAGGTTCTGGATAACATTGACTCCTACCGGGAACTAGCGACGGGGCTTCTCGACGTTTATTTGTCCACCTTGAGCAATCGGATGAATTCCGTGATGAAAACATTGACCATCATTTCGGCGATTTTTATCCCCCTGACATTCATCGCGGGAATCTACGGAATGAATTTTGAATACATGCCTGAACTACGCTCGCCATATGGTTATTTTGCAACGCTAGGCGTTATGTTGCTGATTGCCATTGGCTCAATCATTTATTTTAGAAAACGAGGTTGGATGTAG
- a CDS encoding bifunctional UDP-N-acetylmuramoyl-tripeptide:D-alanyl-D-alanine ligase/alanine racemase: MNILFPEINSAALYPVTDSRQVLFPAQSIFFAIRGERHDGHRYITELYQKGVRHFVVESAALTPAFRDELAQYADAQILEVGNSLEMLQKMAADHRRQFVIPVIGVTGSNGKTIVKEWLTQILEPDFRIQKSPKSYNSQVGVPLSVWPLKEEHTLGIFEAGISKPFEMQALQGIIRPTIGIFTNIGSAHDEGFRSRKQKVAEKLRLFTQVKTLIYRKDYPEIDEEINLLLKAVNPDIQLISWSSEGKGAVNVTYEAQASGTLITLKWAERDYSLFVPFADEASLENATHTALATLVLGITDEATLQSRFARLRPVSMRLEVKEGIHRNLLIDDTYNNDLAGLSMALNFLSQQDSSRQKVLILSDLLETGLGAEDLYPIISQLVAGKGVHHLIAVGPELGANQRLFPEGTRFYPTAEELVQSNYLNTLYDAVILVKGARRFGFERIINRLIQKSHQTVLEVNLDALTHNLNYYRSKVGAKTKIMAMVKAFAYGSGSAEVARLLQYHRVDYLAVAYADEGVALRQHGIHLPIMVMNPSPETFAQLLEYRLEPEIYSFWRLEEWKEFLMKEAKKGKSSFADFPSLHLKLDTGMHRLGFLPDELAALCTLLQTTPTLRVASVFSHLAGADEAAHNGFSQQQYEQLARGAMQLEEALGYQPIRHILNSAGIIRFPEYKLDMVRLGIGLYGVEASQLETGQVLPVGTLKTVISQIKNLKAGETVGYSRRGLLQKDARIATIAIGYADGYDRRLGNGVGHVSVNGTLCPTVGSICMDMTMIDVTEADAQEADEVIVFGKEMPITRLAACIGTIPYEIITGVSERVKRIFYRE, encoded by the coding sequence ATGAATATACTATTTCCAGAAATCAACTCGGCGGCTCTTTATCCAGTGACCGACAGTCGTCAGGTTTTATTCCCGGCACAGAGCATTTTTTTTGCCATTCGGGGGGAGCGCCACGACGGGCATCGCTATATCACAGAATTATACCAAAAAGGAGTACGCCATTTTGTGGTAGAATCGGCAGCCTTAACGCCCGCTTTTCGGGACGAACTGGCGCAATACGCAGACGCCCAGATTCTGGAAGTAGGCAATAGTCTAGAAATGCTTCAGAAGATGGCCGCTGACCATCGGCGGCAGTTTGTTATTCCGGTCATCGGTGTGACGGGAAGCAATGGAAAAACCATCGTAAAGGAATGGCTGACGCAAATACTGGAACCTGATTTTCGCATTCAGAAAAGTCCGAAAAGTTATAATTCGCAGGTTGGCGTACCGCTTTCGGTCTGGCCCCTGAAGGAAGAGCATACTTTGGGTATTTTTGAGGCAGGTATTTCGAAACCCTTTGAGATGCAGGCCCTGCAAGGCATCATCCGACCCACGATTGGCATTTTCACCAACATCGGTTCGGCGCACGACGAAGGATTTCGGAGCCGGAAGCAGAAGGTAGCCGAAAAGCTTCGGCTGTTTACCCAGGTAAAAACGCTCATCTACCGGAAGGACTACCCCGAAATAGACGAAGAAATTAATTTATTGTTGAAGGCGGTAAATCCTGATATTCAACTTATAAGCTGGTCTTCGGAAGGAAAAGGAGCCGTTAACGTGACGTACGAAGCGCAGGCTAGCGGTACATTAATTACCCTGAAATGGGCGGAAAGAGACTATTCCCTTTTTGTGCCTTTTGCGGATGAAGCTAGTCTCGAAAATGCAACGCATACTGCTCTGGCGACGTTGGTGTTAGGCATTACAGATGAGGCCACACTTCAGAGTCGTTTTGCGCGGTTGCGGCCCGTTTCGATGCGTCTTGAGGTGAAAGAGGGAATTCACCGAAATCTGCTCATCGACGATACCTACAACAACGATCTGGCGGGGCTTTCCATGGCGTTGAACTTTCTGAGTCAGCAGGATAGCTCCCGGCAGAAGGTTTTAATCTTATCTGATCTGCTCGAAACGGGTCTGGGTGCCGAAGACCTCTATCCGATAATCAGTCAGCTGGTAGCCGGAAAAGGCGTGCATCACCTGATTGCCGTTGGGCCGGAACTTGGGGCCAACCAGCGTTTATTTCCGGAGGGGACGCGCTTTTACCCGACGGCGGAAGAACTGGTGCAATCGAACTACCTGAACACGCTATACGATGCCGTAATTCTGGTGAAAGGAGCACGGCGTTTTGGCTTTGAGCGCATTATTAATCGATTAATTCAGAAATCGCACCAAACGGTTTTGGAGGTTAATCTGGATGCTCTGACGCATAACCTGAATTACTACCGCAGCAAAGTCGGGGCAAAGACCAAAATTATGGCGATGGTGAAGGCGTTTGCCTACGGGAGCGGGAGTGCGGAAGTAGCCAGGCTGCTGCAATACCACCGGGTGGATTACTTGGCTGTTGCGTATGCCGACGAGGGCGTTGCGCTTCGCCAGCACGGTATTCATCTGCCGATCATGGTCATGAATCCGTCCCCCGAAACGTTCGCTCAACTGCTGGAGTACAGGCTGGAACCGGAAATATACAGTTTTTGGCGGCTGGAAGAATGGAAGGAGTTTTTGATGAAAGAAGCGAAAAAAGGCAAAAGTTCGTTCGCCGATTTCCCCTCACTCCACCTGAAACTAGACACGGGGATGCATCGTCTTGGCTTTTTACCGGACGAATTAGCTGCTTTATGCACCTTGCTACAAACAACGCCTACCTTGCGCGTTGCTTCGGTGTTTAGCCATTTGGCAGGAGCCGACGAAGCAGCGCATAATGGGTTTTCTCAGCAGCAATACGAACAATTAGCCCGTGGAGCTATGCAACTGGAAGAGGCATTAGGCTATCAACCGATTCGCCATATTCTTAATTCAGCCGGAATTATTCGTTTTCCAGAGTATAAACTGGATATGGTACGTCTAGGAATTGGTCTATACGGCGTAGAAGCGAGCCAGTTGGAAACCGGCCAGGTACTGCCGGTTGGTACATTGAAGACAGTTATCAGTCAAATTAAAAACCTGAAAGCGGGCGAAACGGTTGGCTACAGCCGTCGGGGATTACTGCAGAAAGACGCCCGAATTGCGACTATTGCCATTGGCTATGCAGATGGCTACGACCGGCGTTTAGGGAACGGGGTAGGGCATGTATCCGTCAACGGAACGCTCTGTCCAACTGTAGGCAGTATTTGCATGGACATGACGATGATTGATGTAACCGAAGCTGACGCGCAAGAAGCTGACGAAGTTATCGTTTTCGGAAAAGAAATGCCAATAACCCGTCTAGCTGCCTGCATCGGTACGATTCCATACGAAATTATAACTGGCGTCAGCGAGCGCGTGAAACGCATTTTTTACCGGGAGTAG
- a CDS encoding sensor histidine kinase — MKLTLRTKYLLYIATVHAVLIYLIFRWLKEDKLLFIASEVFVLISAYIAIRIYSDFRQPIEFVATGISQIRDKDFTVKFVPTGRNEVDQLINVYNLMIDQLRQERTQQMEQQFFLEKLIDASPIAILIFDFDDRIVTVNPVACQIVQRRVEQMKNKTLAEIDHPLLNQVAELKDGETKTLKISGVEIYRVQKSHFLDRGFQRSFLLIAELTSEILETEKAAYSKVIRMMAHEVNNSIGAVNSILDVTQSVMEEPKQSDLKHALQVARERNDRLNHFMRRFADVVRLPLPNRIPTDVNQLSQDVVRLMQIQAELAGISLTFDAESSPIKVLADAAQMEQVLVNVLKNAIEACSPGGLVEVTVSNRQLAVRDNGKPIPETLKNNLFNPFYSTKPTGQGIGLTLTREILMNHGFSFSLQTNAEGWTVFSIHFA, encoded by the coding sequence ATGAAGTTAACGCTCCGAACCAAATACCTGCTATACATCGCGACGGTCCACGCGGTCCTGATTTATCTGATCTTTCGATGGTTAAAAGAAGACAAACTGCTTTTTATTGCTTCGGAAGTTTTTGTACTGATTTCGGCTTACATCGCCATTCGCATTTATTCGGATTTTCGGCAACCCATCGAGTTTGTCGCCACCGGGATTAGTCAGATTCGGGATAAAGATTTTACGGTCAAATTTGTACCTACCGGAAGAAATGAAGTTGATCAGCTGATCAATGTCTACAATTTAATGATTGATCAACTCCGCCAGGAACGGACGCAGCAAATGGAACAACAGTTTTTTCTGGAAAAGCTTATTGACGCCTCACCGATTGCCATTCTGATTTTTGACTTTGACGACCGCATTGTGACCGTTAATCCAGTGGCTTGTCAAATAGTGCAACGGAGGGTCGAGCAAATGAAGAACAAAACGTTGGCAGAAATCGACCATCCGCTCCTGAATCAGGTAGCAGAGCTAAAAGATGGTGAAACAAAAACGTTGAAAATCAGCGGTGTTGAAATTTATCGGGTTCAAAAATCGCATTTTCTGGATCGGGGCTTTCAGCGATCTTTTTTGCTGATTGCTGAACTGACCAGTGAGATTCTGGAGACGGAAAAAGCGGCCTATAGCAAAGTGATTCGGATGATGGCCCACGAAGTGAACAATTCAATCGGGGCGGTCAATTCGATTCTGGATGTTACGCAATCGGTGATGGAAGAGCCGAAGCAGAGCGACCTGAAACATGCGCTTCAGGTTGCCAGAGAGCGCAATGATCGCCTAAACCATTTCATGCGCCGCTTCGCCGATGTGGTGCGTTTGCCCCTGCCAAACCGCATCCCGACCGACGTCAATCAGCTTAGTCAGGATGTGGTACGTTTGATGCAGATCCAGGCGGAACTCGCCGGAATAAGCCTTACGTTTGACGCTGAAAGTAGCCCGATTAAAGTGCTGGCGGATGCCGCGCAAATGGAGCAGGTACTGGTCAATGTCTTAAAAAATGCCATTGAAGCCTGTTCGCCGGGCGGGCTGGTGGAAGTTACCGTTTCAAACCGTCAGTTAGCTGTGCGCGATAATGGAAAACCAATTCCAGAAACGCTGAAAAATAACCTTTTTAATCCTTTCTACAGCACAAAGCCGACCGGGCAAGGCATTGGCTTGACCTTGACAAGGGAAATTTTAATGAATCATGGCTTCTCTTTTTCGCTCCAGACCAATGCGGAGGGCTGGACGGTATTTAGCATTCATTTTGCCTGA
- a CDS encoding ABC transporter permease: MLLNYIKIAWKVLLRHPFYTFITLFGISLTLTVLIVMTSFVDHLIGSHYPEYKRDRMLYIQRVVRQDSAQQGRNMGPVSFSFLTKYVKTLKTPERVGIASAFGFANAYVRDRRISLQTKVTDADFWQVTDFEFLEGKPFNEQNIANGDHVAVITDDIKRQYFDDPTQPVVGKNIEVDNVNYRIIGVLKGAPVTRLYTSADIYFPYTIPKSNYKDSGFGGQYIAFLLAHKEEDIPKIQAEFNDAVRRIPLPQVDNGFKVYHLEVSANNYLGSLLSTFPFLSGNDKGYFYLVLGLFMLLFMSLPAINLVNLNVSRIMERASEIGVRKAFGAPTLILMGQFIIENLFITAIGGAIALALSALVIYFINQSGWIAKADLTVNLPVFAISLLVSFVFGLLSGLVPALRMSKLTIVEALKA, translated from the coding sequence ATGCTACTGAACTACATCAAAATAGCCTGGAAGGTATTGCTTCGGCACCCGTTCTATACCTTCATTACGTTGTTTGGCATTAGCCTGACGCTCACGGTCTTGATCGTGATGACGTCCTTCGTGGATCACCTGATTGGGAGCCATTATCCCGAATACAAGCGGGATCGGATGCTTTACATCCAGCGGGTTGTTCGGCAGGATTCGGCCCAGCAAGGGCGCAACATGGGGCCAGTCAGCTTTTCGTTCCTGACCAAATACGTCAAAACCCTGAAAACGCCCGAACGTGTGGGCATTGCGTCTGCTTTCGGATTTGCCAATGCGTACGTGAGAGATCGGCGGATTAGCCTGCAAACGAAAGTGACCGACGCTGATTTCTGGCAGGTGACCGACTTTGAATTTCTGGAGGGAAAGCCCTTTAATGAGCAGAATATTGCCAATGGAGACCACGTTGCCGTCATCACGGACGACATCAAACGCCAATATTTCGATGATCCGACCCAACCCGTAGTTGGTAAAAATATTGAAGTAGACAATGTGAATTATCGAATTATCGGTGTTCTCAAGGGAGCGCCCGTAACCCGCCTTTACACGTCTGCCGATATTTATTTCCCCTACACAATTCCCAAAAGCAACTATAAAGATTCTGGTTTTGGAGGACAGTATATTGCATTTCTGCTCGCTCATAAGGAAGAAGATATTCCCAAGATACAAGCGGAGTTTAACGATGCCGTCCGGCGGATTCCGCTCCCGCAAGTGGATAATGGCTTCAAGGTGTATCATCTGGAAGTTTCTGCCAACAACTACCTGGGCAGTCTGCTGAGTACGTTTCCGTTTTTATCAGGCAACGATAAGGGGTATTTCTATCTGGTCCTTGGGCTTTTTATGCTGCTCTTTATGAGTCTTCCGGCTATTAATCTGGTGAATTTGAACGTAAGTCGGATCATGGAAAGAGCCTCTGAAATTGGCGTTCGGAAGGCATTTGGCGCGCCAACGTTGATCTTGATGGGTCAGTTTATCATCGAAAACTTATTCATTACGGCCATTGGCGGGGCGATTGCGCTGGCTCTTTCCGCACTCGTGATCTATTTTATCAACCAAAGCGGCTGGATTGCCAAAGCCGATCTAACCGTCAACCTGCCCGTATTTGCGATAAGCCTGCTGGTTTCTTTTGTGTTTGGTCTGTTATCGGGCTTAGTACCTGCTCTGCGTATGTCGAAACTAACCATTGTCGAGGCGCTGAAAGCTTAA